The proteins below come from a single Eptesicus fuscus isolate TK198812 chromosome 5, DD_ASM_mEF_20220401, whole genome shotgun sequence genomic window:
- the PTGR2 gene encoding prostaglandin reductase 2, with protein sequence MIVQRVVLNSRPGKNGNPVAENFRVEEVSLPDHINEGQVQVRTLYLSVDPYMRCKMNEDSGSDYLAPWQLSQVVDGGGIGIIEESKHTNFTKGDFVTSFYWPWQTKVILDGNSLEKVDPQLVNGHLSYFLGAIGMPGLTSLIGIQEKGHITPGSNQTMVVSGAAGACGSLAGQIGHLMGCSRVVGICGTQEKCLLLTSELGFDAAINYKKDNVAEQLRKLCPAGVDVYFDNVGGDISNTVISQMNKNSHIILCGQISQYNKDVPYPPPLPPAVEAIQKERNIARERFLVLNYKDKFESGILQLSQWFKEGKLKIKETMTNGLENMGAAFQSMMTGGNIGKQIVCISEETSLQSL encoded by the exons ATGATTGTACAAAGAGTGGTATTGAATTCCCGACCTG gaaaaaatggtAATCCAGTGGCAGAAAATTTCCGAGTAGAAGAAGTAAGTTTACCAGATCATATCAATGAAGGACAAGTACAAGTCAGAACTCTCTATCTTTCTGTGGATCCTTACATG cgCTGTAAAATGAATGAAGACTCTGGGTCTGATTATTTAGCACCTTGGCAGTTGTCTCAAGTGGTTGACGGAGGAGGTATAGGGATTATAGAAGAAAGCAAACACACAAATTTTACTAAAGGCGATTTTGTGACTTCTTTCTACTGGCCCTGGCAAACCAAGGTTATTCTGGATGGAAATAGCCTAGAAAAG gtAGACCCGCAACTCGTGAATGGACATCTTTCATATTTTCTTGGAGCTATTGGTATGCCTGGTTTAACTTCCTTGATTGGGATACAGGAAAAAGGTCATATAACTCCTGGATCTAATCAGACAATGGTTGTTAGTGGGGCTGCTGGTGCTTGTGGATCCTTGGCTGGGCAG ATTGGTCACTTGATGGGCTGTTCCCGAGTGGTGGGAATTTGTGGAACACAGGAGAAGTGCCTCCTTTTGACTTCAGAACTGGGCTTTGATGCTGCAattaattataaaaaagacaatgtAGCAGAACAGCTCCGGAAactatgcccagctggtgtggatgTTTACTTTGACAATGTTGGCGGTGACATAAGTAATACAGTGATAAGTCAG ATGAATAAGAACAGTCACATCATCCTGTGTGGTCAAATTTCTCAGTACAACAAAGATGTGCCTTATCCTCCTCCACTACCTCCTGCTGTAGAGGCaatccagaaagaaagaaacattgcaaG AGAAAGATTTCTGGTGTTAAATTATAAGGACAAATTTGAGTCTGGTATTCTACAGCTGAGTCAATGGTTTAAAGAAGGAAAGCTAAAG ATTAAAGAAACTATGACAAATGGATTAGAAAACATGGGAG ctGCATTCCAGTCCATGATGACAGGAGGTAATATTGGAAAGCAAATAGTTTGCATTTCAGAAGAAACCTCTTTGCAGTCTCTATAA